In Gimesia chilikensis, the DNA window GATCAGGTGACATTTTCGTAACGGACGGCTATGGTAACCGGCGGATCGTGCATCTGGACAAAAACGGGAAGTTCATCAAAGCCTGGGGAGAGTATGGATCCCAACCGGGGCAATTCATTCTGCCTCATGCGATCGTCGTTGACTCCCAGGGAAAACTGTATGTCGCTGACCGTAACAGCGGCCGTATCCAGATTTTCAATCAAGAGGGGAAATTCCTCGACCAGTGGAGTGGCTTGTTGATGCCCTGGGGACTTTCGGTGACTGCGGATGACCATCTCTGGATCTGTGGTTCATCACCCCACTGGTGGAAACGACATGGCAAATATCCGGAGTACAAGGACCAGCTCTTCCTGAAACTCGCGAACGACGGACACGTGAAAAGCCTGTGGACAATTCCGCTGGGCGATATCGGCGAAGACAAAAATAATCCCAAAGTCTCACAACTCAAGCCCGGCGAAGCAGTGGGGGTGCACTGCATCGCTCAGGATTCGAAAGGCAACGTCTACGTCGGAGACATCTATGGCGAGCGGGCACAGAAATTCATTCCGATTACCAAGCGTTCTGAAGAAGCAGACGGTACCGATCCTGGACCACAGTAACGAGAGATGGAGAATCAGAGAATGCGTATCGCTACTGAATTAGTCCTGAAACTGATCTGCCTGCTTCTACTGATTGCCTCCGCCACAAACGCAGAAGCGGGAAAACCGGCGGTATGGCTCTCCGAGCGAAACACTGAAGCACCTTTCTGCTACCGGGCCGGCGGCCAGCGCACATGGCCGCTGATCTCAGGTAAGTTGACCACGGACGATCAGATCCTGCTCAAGGCGGAACAGGAAGGCAAACTTCTGGCGGAAGGGCCCCAACTGGACTTCGAGGGTTATGCGATCTCAGTCTCCATGGATGGCAGACTCCATATTACATCTGCAAACAAAACAGACAGCGACTCATTTCAGCTCTCCATCATACTCCTGCATCAAGAGAAGATCCTGCAGACACAGGTACTTCAAGTCTACCCTGCTCCGCCCGACCGCCCCATCAGTTACCTGTCCGACCAGTTGGATGATCTCATTCGCATCTTCTGGGACAATGAGACGAGCCAGTGGAAACCTGTGGATAAAAGTGCCTTCGATCAATACTTCCGCCGCCTGCAGGCACACGGAGTCTCCAGGCTGATTGTCTGGCTGGGTGCTTACCCCGTCATTGAAAACCCTGGCAATTATCCGGCCGCCGACTGGGAACTGCATGCGAAACAGGCGCGGGCCATCCTGAACAGTGACGCGTTGAACCGGGTCATGTATGGACGCCGCGGGCATCGGGTGGCGTATCAATGGCACGGTTTCATCATGCAGTTTCGGCTGCATCCCGAGTGGGGAAACTGGTATGCGCAGAGCGCGGCGGATCACGGTATCTCCCTGACCGCCACCTTCAGGCCTTTTGAGCAGGGACTCATGAAATATCTGGTTGTCCCCGCCTTTGATGAACAGGGCGCGTTTCTCTGGAACTTTCTACCCTACGCGACACCGACCGCCAATTTCAGCCCCGAGACAACGGCATTCGCGCATTACCGCAAACTGTTTGAAGCAGCAGGGAAAGCGGACAAAACTGAAGTCGTGAGTCTGACCTTCGAGAGTGTTCCCGAATCGAAGCCGCAGGAATTGAC includes these proteins:
- a CDS encoding peptidyl-alpha-hydroxyglycine alpha-amidating lyase family protein, giving the protein MFQLRPRTGLHFFFLSTFILCLAIVSQSELFAQNPGFAKEPVIVEYDVDPAWPHYPEHVSKKGWVSGLAVDDQDQVWFFKKGPDPVQVYTADGKFVRTWGKDNFVNPHQLRIDHAGNIWVTDFGLHIVQKYTPEGKLLMTLGVRGEKGQDETHFNMPTDMAITRSGDIFVTDGYGNRRIVHLDKNGKFIKAWGEYGSQPGQFILPHAIVVDSQGKLYVADRNSGRIQIFNQEGKFLDQWSGLLMPWGLSVTADDHLWICGSSPHWWKRHGKYPEYKDQLFLKLANDGHVKSLWTIPLGDIGEDKNNPKVSQLKPGEAVGVHCIAQDSKGNVYVGDIYGERAQKFIPITKRSEEADGTDPGPQ